A part of Corvus cornix cornix isolate S_Up_H32 chromosome Z, ASM73873v5, whole genome shotgun sequence genomic DNA contains:
- the SNX18 gene encoding LOW QUALITY PROTEIN: sorting nexin-18 (The sequence of the model RefSeq protein was modified relative to this genomic sequence to represent the inferred CDS: deleted 1 base in 1 codon) codes for MALRARALYDFRSENPGEISLREHEVLSLCSEQDIEGWLEGVNSRGDRGLFPASYVQVIRAPAAEPPPPARYANVPVGGFEPLPPPAAFKPAAQQPPPEPFPPPPAGYPFPPYGGSYQPSQGSDDDWDDDWDDSSTVADEPGALGSSYPDYEAAGGGASGRYRLSTRSEPSLGPRGAGHPPGHSHPPGGGGAAKSSATVSRNLNRFSTFVKSGGEAFVLGEASGFVKDGDKLCVVLGPRGPEWQENPYPFQCSIEDPTKQTKFKGMKSYIAYKLVPSHTGQQVHRRYKHFDWLYGRLAEKFPVISVPHLPEKQATGRFEEDFISKRRKGLAWWMDHMCSHPVLAQCDAFQHFLTCPSTDEKAWKQGKRKAEKDEMVGANFFLTISVPTGPGASLDLQEVESQVDGFKAFTKKMDESALQLNHTANEFARKQVTGFKKEYQKVGHSFKCLSQAFELDQQAFSAGLNQAIAFTAEAYDAIGDLFADQPRQDLDPVMDLLALYQGHLANFPDIIHVQKGALTKVKESKRHVEEGKMELQKAEGIQERCNIISFATLAEINHFHKIRVRDFKSQMQHFLQQQILFFQKVTQKLEEALHKYDSV; via the exons ATGGCGCTGCGGGCGCGGGCGCTGTACGACTTCAGGTCGGAGAACCCGGGTGAGATCTCGCTGCGGGAGCACGAGGTT CTGAGCCTGTGTAGCGAGCAGGACATCGAGGGGTGGCTGGAGGGCGTCAACAGCCGCGGGGACCGCGGGCTCTTCCCGGCTTCCTACGTGCAGGTGAtccgcgcccccgccgccgagccgccgccgcccgcccgctaCGCCAACGTCCCTGTCGGCGGCTTCGAGCCGctgccgccccccgccgccTTCAAGCCGGCGGCGCAACAGCCCCCGCCCGAGCCCTTtccgccgccccccgccgggTATCCCTTCCCGCCTTACGGCGGCTCCTaccagcccagccagggcagcgATGACGACTGGGACGACGATTGGGACGACAGCTCCACGGTGGCCGACGAGCCGGGCGCCCTGGGCAGCTCCTACCCCGACTACgaggcggcgggcggcggcgcctCGGGCCGGTACCGCCTGTCCACCCGTTCCGAGCCGTCCCTGGGCCCCCGCGGCGCGGGGCACCCGCCGGGACACTCGCACccgcccggcggcggcggcgccgccaAGAGCTCGGCCACGGTGAGCCGCAACCTCAATCGCTTCTCCACCTTTGTCAAGTCCGGCGGAGAGGCCTTCGTGCTGGGCGAGGCGTCGGGCTTCGTGAAGGACGGCGACAAGCTGTGCGTGGTGCTGGGCCCCAGGGGCCCCGAGTGGCAAGAGAACCCCTACCCCTTCCAGTGCTCCATCGAGGACCCCACCAAACAGACCAAATTCAAGGGCATGAAGAGCTACATTGCCTACAAGCTGGTGCCCAGCCACACCGGGCAGCAGGTGCACCGCCGCTACAAGCACTTTGACTGGCTCTACGGGCGCCTGGCCGAGAAGTTTCCCGTAATCTCCGTGCCCCACTTGCCAGAGAAGCAGGCCACTGGCCGCTTTGAGGAGGACTTCATCTCCAAACGTCGCAAAGGCTTGGCATGGTGGATGGACCACATGTGCAGCCACCCGGTGCTGGCTCAATGCGATGCCTTCCAGCACTTCCTCACGTGTCCCAGCACAGACGAGAAGGCCTGGAAACAGGGCAAGCGCAAGGCTGAGAAGGACGAGATGGTGGGTGCCAACTTTTTTCTGACCATCAGTGTCCCCACAGGCCCTGGAGCCAGCCTGGACTTGCAGGAGGTGGAAAGCCAGGTGGATGGCTTCAAAGCCTTCACCAAGAAGATGGATGAGAGTGCCCTGCAACTTAATCACACGGCCAATGAGTTTGCCCGCAAACAAGTCACTGGTTTCAAGAAGGAGTACCAGAAGGTGGGGCACTCCTTCAAGTGCCTCAGTCAGGCATTTGAGCTGGACCAGCAGGCCTTTTCAGCTGGCCTCAACCAAGCCATAGCCTTCACTGCAGAAGCCTATGATGCCATCGGGGACCTCTTTGCAGATCAGCCCCGGCAGGACCTAGATCCTGTGATGGATTTGTTAGCGCTATATCAGGGGCATTTGGCCAACTTTCCAGACATCATCCATGTGCAGAAAG GAGCCCTTACCAAAGTAAAGGAGAGTAAGCGGCACGTGGAAGAGGGGAAGATGGAGCTCCAAAAAGCTGAGGGCATTCAAGAACGTTGtaacattatttcttttgcaaCCCTTGCAGAAATTAATCATTTCCACAAAATTCGTGTGAGGGACTTTAAATCACAGATGCAGCATTTCTTGCAACAGCAAATACTCTTTTTTCAAAAAGTGACACAAAAGCTAGAAGAAGCTCTTCACAAGTATGACAGTGTTTAA